In Rhodobacteraceae bacterium LMO-JJ12, a single window of DNA contains:
- a CDS encoding S-methyl-5'-thioadenosine phosphorylase, whose product MTDTMIAVIGGSGIYDIDGLDGAEWTAVETPWGAPSDQILTGRLNGVKMAFLPRHGRGHVHSPSSVPYRANIDALKRIGVTDVISVSACGSFREEMAPGDFVVVDQFIDRTFAREKSFFGEGCVAHVSVAHPTCARLSAACLAAGRDAGITMHQGGTYLAMEGPQFSTLAESKMYREHWGADVIGMTNMPEAKLAREAELCYASVAMVTDYDSWHPDHGEVDVSEIIATLTGNADKGRSLVGRLPALLGDQRAPCPHGCDRALEYAILTAPQARDPALVQKLSAIMGRVLG is encoded by the coding sequence ATGACCGACACCATGATTGCCGTGATCGGCGGCTCGGGGATTTATGACATCGACGGGCTGGATGGCGCCGAATGGACCGCTGTTGAAACCCCCTGGGGGGCACCGTCCGATCAGATCCTGACGGGCAGGTTGAATGGCGTGAAAATGGCATTTCTGCCGCGTCACGGGCGCGGCCATGTGCATTCCCCTTCCTCGGTGCCCTACCGCGCCAATATCGACGCGCTCAAGCGGATCGGGGTGACGGATGTGATCTCGGTCTCGGCCTGCGGCAGCTTTCGCGAAGAAATGGCGCCGGGCGATTTTGTCGTTGTAGATCAATTCATTGACCGCACATTCGCCCGCGAGAAAAGCTTCTTCGGCGAAGGCTGCGTGGCCCATGTCAGCGTGGCGCATCCGACCTGTGCGCGTCTCTCTGCCGCTTGCCTTGCGGCCGGGCGCGACGCCGGGATCACCATGCATCAGGGCGGCACCTATCTCGCCATGGAAGGCCCGCAGTTTTCCACTCTGGCGGAATCCAAAATGTATCGCGAACACTGGGGCGCGGATGTGATCGGCATGACCAACATGCCCGAAGCCAAACTCGCCCGCGAAGCCGAGCTTTGCTATGCCTCCGTCGCGATGGTGACCGATTACGACAGTTGGCATCCCGATCATGGCGAGGTGGATGTGTCTGAAATCATTGCCACTTTAACGGGCAATGCCGACAAGGGCCGAAGCCTGGTGGGTCGCCTTCCAGCCCTCTTGGGCGATCAGCGCGCACCCTGTCCGCATGGCTGCGACCGCGCCCTTGAATATGCCATCCTCACCGCCCCCCAAGCGCGCGATCCCGCGCTTGTGCAAAAGCTCTCTGCCA
- a CDS encoding SulP family inorganic anion transporter — protein sequence MRSNFFTQMASRLDMPDLRRLPPEPMSLSRIRIEVLAGLTVALALVPEAVAFAFVAGVHPLVGLYAAFMVGLITALFGGRPGMISGATGALAVVMVALVADHGVEYLFATVVLMGILQLVAGIMQWGRFIRLVPYPVMLGFVNGLAIVIFLAQMGQFKVPGSAELTGHGMSGGTWLSGMPLAVMLGLVALTMAVVWVMPRVTRAVPAPLAGIAVVAAVVILTGLDVPRVGDLASIKGGLPTFHIPMVPMTLETFWIILPYAVILAAIGLIESLLTLNLVGEITGKRGGASRECIAQGSANVVTGFFGGMGGCAMIGQSMINVKSGGRTRLSGVAAALFLLLFILVASPMIEQIPLAALVGVMFMVVIGTFAWHSIKTLSRVPLNDAFVTLLVTVVTVAYDLAIAVVVGVIVSALSYAWNNARRIHATVVTEQDGAKVYRVQGPLFFGSAEGFAELFDIKGDPDNVVVDFADSRVVDQSALQAIEAVASKYETAGKQLQLRHLSRDCHRLLSRAGHLVIDSDDDPDYALAVNYSVRTGILGGH from the coding sequence ATGCGCTCGAACTTTTTCACCCAGATGGCCAGCCGTCTGGATATGCCTGATTTGCGCCGCCTGCCGCCCGAACCGATGAGCCTGTCGCGCATCCGGATCGAGGTTCTGGCGGGGCTTACTGTTGCGCTGGCGCTGGTGCCGGAAGCGGTGGCTTTTGCTTTTGTCGCCGGGGTGCATCCGTTGGTCGGGCTCTATGCGGCCTTCATGGTCGGATTGATCACCGCGCTGTTTGGCGGGCGGCCGGGGATGATTTCGGGCGCGACCGGGGCCTTGGCCGTGGTGATGGTGGCTCTGGTGGCGGATCATGGGGTGGAATACCTCTTTGCCACGGTCGTGTTGATGGGGATACTCCAGCTTGTCGCCGGAATCATGCAGTGGGGGCGGTTTATCCGACTGGTGCCGTATCCGGTGATGCTGGGCTTCGTGAATGGCCTCGCCATCGTGATTTTCCTGGCTCAGATGGGGCAATTCAAGGTGCCGGGCAGCGCCGAGTTGACAGGTCACGGGATGAGCGGCGGCACATGGTTGAGCGGAATGCCTCTGGCGGTGATGCTGGGGCTGGTGGCGTTAACGATGGCTGTGGTCTGGGTGATGCCTCGGGTAACGCGCGCGGTCCCCGCACCGCTGGCAGGCATTGCCGTGGTGGCAGCTGTGGTCATCCTCACCGGGCTCGATGTGCCGCGGGTGGGGGATCTGGCCTCGATCAAGGGCGGGTTGCCGACGTTCCACATTCCAATGGTGCCGATGACGCTTGAGACGTTTTGGATCATCTTGCCTTACGCCGTGATCCTGGCGGCGATCGGGCTGATCGAGAGCCTGTTGACGCTGAACCTTGTGGGCGAGATCACCGGTAAGCGCGGCGGGGCGAGCCGTGAATGCATCGCGCAGGGCAGCGCCAACGTGGTGACCGGATTCTTCGGTGGCATGGGCGGCTGTGCGATGATCGGTCAGTCGATGATCAACGTGAAATCAGGCGGGCGGACGCGGCTGTCGGGCGTGGCGGCGGCCTTGTTCTTGTTGCTGTTCATTCTGGTCGCAAGCCCGATGATTGAACAGATCCCGCTGGCCGCGTTGGTTGGGGTGATGTTCATGGTGGTGATCGGCACCTTCGCCTGGCATTCGATCAAAACACTGTCGCGCGTGCCGCTGAATGATGCTTTTGTCACCTTGTTGGTGACGGTTGTGACGGTGGCCTATGACCTTGCCATTGCGGTGGTCGTCGGGGTGATCGTTTCGGCTCTGTCCTATGCCTGGAACAACGCGCGGCGCATCCATGCGACTGTGGTGACAGAGCAAGATGGCGCCAAGGTCTACCGCGTGCAGGGGCCGCTGTTCTTCGGGTCGGCGGAAGGGTTTGCGGAGCTTTTTGATATCAAGGGTGACCCTGACAACGTGGTGGTTGATTTTGCCGATAGTCGCGTGGTGGACCAATCTGCGCTTCAGGCAATCGAAGCGGTGGCGAGCAAATACGAAACCGCTGGTAAACAGCTGCAACTGCGCCACCTCAGCCGCGATTGCCACAGGCTGTTGTCACGTGCCGGACACCTTGTGATCGACAGCGATGATGACCCGGATTACGCATTGGCCGTCAACTATTCAGTGCGCACCGGGATTCTTGGTGGGCACTGA
- a CDS encoding sterol desaturase family protein, translated as MNYPDVVNFAVPFFILAILVELAWIVLKRRGGRYETRDALTSLAMGAGNVASGILLGFVAWTAFMALWQITPLDLGTGLWVVVLCFVLDDLRYYWVHRFGHRIRWVWASHVNHHSSQHYNLTTALRQTWTGTFTLMMVARAPLILLGFHPAMVLFVGGLNLIYQFWIHTEAIGRMPRLFEAVMNTPSHHRVHHGRNARYLDANYAGVFIVWDKLFGTFVPEQEDEKVDYGLVHNLGTFNPLRVAFHEWLAIFHDMTLPGLTLRQRLAYAIAPPGWSHDGSRAMTPELKARHLAQHPEKQESPGFKTRG; from the coding sequence ATGAACTATCCCGACGTCGTCAACTTTGCGGTGCCGTTCTTCATCCTGGCCATATTGGTAGAACTTGCCTGGATCGTGCTCAAACGACGCGGCGGGCGCTACGAGACGCGCGACGCACTGACCTCTCTAGCCATGGGCGCGGGCAATGTCGCGAGCGGCATACTTCTGGGTTTTGTCGCTTGGACGGCCTTCATGGCCTTGTGGCAGATCACGCCGCTCGACCTTGGCACGGGGCTCTGGGTGGTGGTGCTCTGTTTCGTGCTCGACGATCTGCGCTATTACTGGGTGCATCGCTTTGGCCACCGTATCCGCTGGGTCTGGGCCAGCCACGTCAACCACCACTCATCCCAGCATTACAACCTGACCACGGCCCTGCGCCAGACATGGACCGGCACGTTTACCCTGATGATGGTGGCGCGCGCGCCGCTGATTCTGCTCGGGTTTCACCCGGCAATGGTGCTGTTTGTCGGCGGGCTAAACCTGATCTATCAATTCTGGATCCATACGGAAGCAATCGGACGAATGCCGCGGCTGTTTGAGGCGGTGATGAACACCCCCAGCCACCACCGCGTGCATCATGGCCGCAATGCGCGCTATCTCGATGCCAATTATGCCGGCGTCTTCATCGTCTGGGACAAGCTTTTTGGCACCTTCGTGCCCGAACAGGAGGATGAGAAGGTCGACTACGGTCTTGTGCACAACCTCGGCACCTTCAACCCCTTGCGCGTGGCCTTCCATGAATGGCTCGCCATCTTTCACGACATGACGCTGCCGGGCCTCACCCTTCGCCAACGGCTGGCCTATGCCATCGCCCCTCCGGGATGGAGCCACGACGGATCACGCGCCATGACGCCCGAGTTGAAAGCCCGCCACCTCGCCCAGCACCCGGAAAAGCAAGAGTCCCCCGGATTCAAGACGCGCGGCTGA